TTGCTCGGCGCGGGGCCACCAGCGGCGCGCGAACATCCCGATCAGAAGCAGGGTCGGGGGCAGGAGGAAGAAGACGACCCCGCCCGGTGCGGCGATGGCGATGATCGCGCCAAGGATCAGGAAGACCAGCCAGAACAGGGGCCGCAAGTGCGTGCGATCTACCCGCCGTCCGACCGTCGCCAGAAGCACAACCGCGACCAGCGCCACCGTCGCGGAAATGGCAAGGTGCGTCCACATCGGGTGCGCGCGCCAGAAGTGACCTGGTCGCGCAGCGCCGAGCAGGGCAAGCATAAGCCACGTTAGTCCCGTCGATAGTAGCAGTGTGCCAATGACAACGGCGCCGGTCCGCGCCAAGCCGCCACGCGCCCAGCTGACGCGGGCGACGGCGAGGAGCAGCGCGGCAAGAACAAGGAGGCCGACCGCAAGCGGCAGCGTGAACAGATAGCGCCCGCCAAGGTCCATGAAGATCCAGTCGGCCTGCGCCTTGGGCACGCCCGGGTCGAGCTCCGCCACCAGCGCCAGCGTCTGGTCGCCCATATGCTGCAGCGTCGCGCGGTCGAGCGCGGCGAGGTCGTCGCCCGGGCTGTGGTAGCGCGTCTCGTTGCCGATCGGCGCCAGGTTGAGCGTTAGCCAGCCGCGCTCCGCCAGCGTGTTCACGTCGGTATAATTGGGCATCAGCCGATAGACGTCGGTCGACAGCGAATTGGCGACGGGATTGGCGGCGGCGCGCTTGAAGACCGCGATGGCGGCGGCGTTGGGGCGGCTGGTCTCGAACATGTTGACCGGTCCGCGCACCCCGCGCGCCTCAAGGTTCACCAGGCTATCGACATTGCGGCTGAGCGGATCGTCAAGGAACGCCCGCGCGCCGATCAAGCCAAGTTCTTCGCCCTCGTTGAACAGGAAGATGATCGGGCGCTGCAAAGGCCGATCCTTCGTCAATGCAGCGACCTCCAGCAGGGTGGCCACGCCGATCCCCGCGTCGCCCGCGCCCGGCCCGGTCGGCGTGCTGTCGTAATGCGCGCTCAGCAGCAGTGCCTTGCCGGTGGCCGGTCCGACCGTGGCGATGACGTTGCGCACCCGCGCGCAGCTTACACCCCGCGACTTGTACAACTCGTTGCACGCCCGCTGGTCGCGGACGATCGGGCTCAACCCCATGCCGCGCAACTGCGCGATCAGCCGCGCGCGAACCACGTCGTTCGCGGCCGTGTCGGCGGGGTGGGGGACTTGCTCGCGCAGCACCACTGCGAGCCGCGCGTGGGCGCGGTTTGCGTCGAATTGCGTCGGGGCGGATTGCGACCGCGCCGCGGGGATCGCTGTCAGCTGCGACCTCAGGCCCATCGCCGCCAGGATCGTCACCAGCACCGCAAGCAGAAGGATTGGTTTGCGCATGCTCCCCCCTTGCCCGCGCGCCTCGGCACGCCATATCGCTTTCCCGGCGCGCTTGCGATAGGCGCTGCGCCGTCAGCTTGGAGTCGAAGCAAATGGGTTATCGGGTCGCCGTCGTCGGCGCGACGGGCAATGTCGGGCGCGAGATCCTCAACATCCTCGCCGAACGGCAATTCCCGGCCGATGAAGTCGCCGCGCTCGCGTCGGCGCGCTCGACCGGCGATGTGATCGATTTCGGCGACAGCGGGACCGAGCTCAAGGTCAAGAACCTCGAGCATTTCGATTTCGAAGGGTGGGACATCGCTCTGTTCGCCGCCGGCTCCGAAGTCTCCAAGCTCCACGCCCCGCGCGCCGCGGCGGCGGGCTGTACGGTGATCGACAATAGCTCGCTCTACCGCATGGACCCCGACGTGCCGCTGATCGTGCCCGAGGTGAACGCCGAAGCGATCGCCGGCTACCGCGCCCGCAACATCATCGCCAACCCAAATTGCTCGACCGCGCAGCTGGTGGTGGCGCTGAAGCCGCTGCACGATGCGGCGACGATCAAGCGCGTCGTTGTCGCCACCTATCAGTCGGTCTCCGGCACCGGCAAAGCGGGCATGGACGAACTGTTCGAGCAATCGCGCAACATCTTCGTCGGCGATTCGAACGAGCCCAAGGTCTATCCCAAGCAAATCGCCTTCAACGTCATCCCCCACGCCGGCGACTTCCTCGACGACGGATCGACCACCGAGGAATGGAAGATGGTGGTCGAAACCAAGAAGATCCTCGACCCCAGGATCAAGCTCACCGCGACCTGCGTCCGTGTCCCCGTCTTCGTCTGCCACTCGGAAGCGGTGAACATCGAGTTCGAGAACGAAATCACCGCCGACGAGGCCCGCGCCATCCTGCGCGAGGCGCCCGGCGTGATGGTCGTCGATAAGCGCGAGCCCGGCGGCTATGTCACCCCAGTCGAGGCCGTCGGCGAATACGCCACCTACATCAGCCGCATCAGGGAGGATTCAACGGTCGAGAACGGCTTGTCTCTCTGGGTCGTCAGCGACAACCTTCGCAAGGGCGCGGCGCTCAACGCGGTGCAGATCGCCGAGCTATTGGGCCGCAAGCACCTGCAGAAGGCGGCCTAGGGCTTCTCGCCCCAGATCCTGAGCAATTGCTGCTGCACGAGCTGCAGCCGCGAATAGTTCGTCGGGTCCATCCCAAGGCCTTCCAGCGCGGCGACCTCGTTGAGGGTATAGAGCAGGCTGCGCTTGAACGGGTCGGGCACGCGGCTCTGGATGAAGGTGATCGCCACCAGCCGCTCCCCGCTCGTGACCTGCTCGACCTGGTGGAAGGTGTCGGACGGATAGACGATGGCGTGCCCAGGCGGCAACTTGAAGCTCATCGCTGCATCGCCCAGCTGGACCTGCAGCGCGCCGCCTTCGTAGGTTTCGGGATCGCTGAGGAAGATCGTGCAGCTGAGGTCGCTGCGCAGCGTCCCGCCGGGCAGCACGATATAGGCCATGTCGGTGTGCAGGCCGTAATGCTGCGACGGGTTGTAACGCGTGATCAGCGGCGGCGCGATTGCCGTGGGGAAGGCGAAATTGCGAAAGTCCTCGCTGCGCATCAGCGCCTGGTGAAGCAGCTGCGCGCTCTGGTTGTAGACCGCCGGGTCGTGCAGCTGCTCGTTGTCCTTGGCCGTGTTGTGCGGGTTGGTGATTCGGCCGTGCACGAACTTCGCCGATGCCGCGATCTCGCGGCACCGCGCGACCTCGTCCGCCGTCAGGACCTCAAGCACCTTATACATTCGTCTCTCCCCCGACCGGGCAAGCGCGCGCGCCAGCAGGGGCGACTTTTCCGCGCCCCGCGCCAGCATGGCAAGCGCGCCGGCGATGTCCTCGCGATGATGCGCGGTTGCCTCGTCCAGCAGCTCGCGCCGGAGGCCCGGACTATATTCATATTCCAGCGCCTTGGAGTAGCGTCGGATCAGCGGCCCGGTGGCGATCTCGCGCAATTGCGCCTCGTCCGCGGCAAAGCCGAACAGTGCGGCGGCCCGCGCCAGCTCGCCCGGCATGTCGTCCAGGGCGCGGTCGAAATCCATCCACCCGATGGTCCGGTCGGGCATGGCGTCCGCCGCCTGCTCGAGCGAGGTCATCTCGCACGCCCAGGACGCGGCGGCGAGCTCGGCAAGGTTTTGCGGCGGCGCGAGCGTGACCCGCTCCGCCATCCGCTGCGCCCGCACCGGCGCCAGCACCTGCAGCTCCTGCAGACTGTTCTCGCCCGCCAGCATCCCGGCGATATAGGCCTCGGGCGCCGCATACATGAACAGCGCGCGTTCGCCCGCCGGCACCAAGTCAGGCGCGATCTCGCTGACGAAGCTGGTCGCCTTGACCAGTGCAGCCTGCTCGGGCCCGAAGGTGCGCGAGTAGAGCGCGCTGATCATCCCCGTATAAGCGCCGTGGTCGCTCGCGGCCGCCAGGTCACGCAGCAGCCGCGGCTCACGCACAGAAAGCACGTTGGGCAACTCGCCCAGCATCCGCGCCAGCAGCGTCGACCCGACATGGCCGATATGGAAGATCCACCGCGCGTCCCGCCGCGCTTCCGGCCCCATCGCCGCCGTGACGCCGGCCCACGGCACTATCCGCGCATCCAGCCCCGGCTGAAGCATCCGGTCGTCAAGGAAGCTCGCCGCCCGATATTCTTCAGCAGTCATGGCGATCAGCCGCACCACGCCTGCCGCGGGGTCGAGCGCCTGCGCCAGCCAGCGCGCGTCGCGGGCAATCTCGGCAGGTTCGGGGACGCTGGACATGCCGCCCTTAGCGCTGCATCACGTTCGCGCGAAAGGGAGTGCGAAGATGACCGAGCGAATGTCCGGCGGCTGCGCCTGCGGGCGGGTCCGCTTCACGGCGGAGGTCGAGCCGGCCGAGGCCTATCTCTGCCACTGCCGCATGTGCCAGCGCGCGACCGGATCGGTGTCGATCGCCTTCGTCCACGCCCAGCTCGATTCGATCAAATGGGGCCATGAGCCCGACTGGTACGACAGCTCGCCGATCGCCCGCCGGCCGTTCTGCCGCGAATGCGGCACGTCGCTTGGCTTCGCCTTCAAGGAGGGGAGCGACAAGATGGACCTGACGGTTGCCGCCTTCGACGACCCGTCGCCGTTCAAGCCCAAGCATCATTTCGGCGCGGAGAGTATCCATCGCGCCTGGCTGAACACCGAGGGCCTGCCCGAAATGCGCACTCAGGATTATCAGAAACTGGTCGACAAATGGGTCGACGCCACAGGCGAATTTCCGGGCTGATTCGCGCCGCGAAGCCATCGGTGGTAAAGACTCGCCCGCCAGCTGGGGGCAGCATCGATGGGGCTCAACACATCCACGCTTAAGCGCCGCTATGTCATCGGCAGCGCCGCGATTATCGCGCTTGCGCTGGGCGCCTACGGCGTCGGCCAATATTTTCCGGTGCTCGGCCCCATTGCCGGCACCGTCGCGCCGCAAAGCTACGTGCAGTCGATCACCGACGGCCAGTTTCCCGCGCGCGGACGCTATATTCTCGTCGATGCCGCCTCGGCGCGATTGTACATGATGGAAGACGGCCGCGTGCGCGATTCGATGAAGGTCATCGTAGGCAAGCCCGAAGCACAGACGCCCGCGCTTCGCAGCGTCCTTCATTACGCGACGCTCAATCCCTATTGGAACGTTCCCGCCGACCTCGCGCAAAAGCTAATCGCGCCGCATGTCGTCCAGGAAGGCGCGGCCTACCTTGCCGCGCGCAATTACGAAGTCGTCTCCGACTTCAATGACCCGAACGCCGAGGTGTACCCGCCCGAAAGCGTCGACTGGCAGGCGGTCGCCGATGGTCGCGCGCAGGTAAAGGTCCGCCAACGGCCCGGTCCGGCCAACTCCATGGGGCAAATGAAGTTCAACCTGGCCAACGCCAACGGCATCTTCCTCCACGACACGCCCAAGAAGGAACTGTTCGCCAAGGATGTCCGCACGCTGAGTAATGGCTGCGTGCGACTGGAAGATGCGCCGCGTCTTGCGCGTTGGCTGCTCGGCGGCGACCCGCCGCTCGCCACGGCGTCACCGGAGCAGCATGTCGCGCTCCCCCGCGGCGGCGTTCCGGTCACGATCGCCTATCTCGACGCCAGTGCGCAAATGCAGTTGGCGGGATTGCAGTAGAGCCCGCCACAACTTTGCGATCATGACCTTCGGCACTTGGGCGGGCAGGGAGAAGTGCTGCAGATCCACTTTCGGGCTGCGCAATGGCGGCTCGGGATCGGGTCCCAATGTCGCTTATTTCGAAGAAACGAGCCAAGGCCGGTTGCTCGAATGAATTCGTGCCACGCGACGGTGAGCCGCGCGCGCGAGCGGCCAACGAGGACGCTGATCCAAAGCCATCGGTTTTCCGCGCGGTACGAAAGCCCGGATTGTACGAAGACTTGCCGGGGACGTCCGCGTTGCAAAGTAGGAATTCGGCTGACATGCGAGCGGCATGGATTTCGCCAGCCTTCACCATGATCGGGCAGTCATCATTCGCCGCGTGAGCGCAGCTTGTTCGCGCGCGCGAGTCACTGCGACTTTTGTGACCTTCCGCAAGTGACCGAGGCCCAAGGCCATCGCTGGGCCGCGTCTGACGGCGTCCAGCTTGCTTGGCACGAAGTCGGGCAGGGGCAACCGGTCATCCTCCTTCATGGGCTTTTTTCAGACGCGAACATGAACTGGATCAAATTCGGTCATGCGGCGCGCATTTCTGCGGCGGGCTTTCGCGTGATCATGCCGGACTTGCGGGCGCACGGACAAAGCGGGCGACCGCATGGTGCCGATCATTATCCCAAGGGCATCCTCGCCCGCGACTTGCGCGAGCTGATCAAGCATCTGGCGTTGACCGATTTCGACCTTGGCGGTTTTTCGCTGGGCGCACGGACCACGGTCGAGGGGGTCGGAGAGGGGCTGGTGCCGCGGCGCGCGATCCTCGGCGGCGCCGGCCTGGAAGGCCTTCGCAATTGGGAGCGGCGAAAGAATTTCTTCCTCGAAGCTATCGCCCTGTTCGAAGACAAGCTCCCGCGGACCGACTCGCACTGGCTCTCGATACAGTTCATGAAGAGCCAGAAGATCGACACCGTGGCTGCCGGCCATCTCCTCGAAAGCTTCGAGGATACGTTCATGGACTGGCTGCAGGCGTTCACCATGCCGACGTTGGTCGTCTGCGGTAGCGAGGATGACGACAATGGCTCGGCTGCCGAACTGGCCGCGGCCATGCCCCATGCGACCTTCGAGGAAATTCCCGGCACGCACATGAGCAGCGTCACCAAGCCCGAACTGGGGGAGGCAATCGCGCGATTCCTCGCCGCATGATCCCCCGGATCATGCGCTCGGTGGACATCCTGCGCGGCTTGACGAGGGCGCTCGTCAGTTCCAGTCGGGGCACACGCGAAACCCTTGAGTCACCAGGGATAAGGACGCCTTCATGAAACTTGCCGCTTCCGTTTCGTTCATTGCTCTCGCTCTGACTGCTTGCGCCACCGCCGCGCCGCCGCCGGCGACGGCCGCTGCAATGCAGCCTGCCCCGCCGCCCGCGGAGGCGGCTGCAACTGACCAGGCCGCCGCTTATCCGCTGACGCCTGCCGGCGCCGATGCTTTCGTCGCCGCGGTCGAAAAGGACCTGTTCGGCTATTCGATCGAAGCGAGCCAGGTGAACTGGGTCAATTCCACCTACATCACCGAAGACACCGATGCGCTCGCCGCGCGGATCAACGCCATCGGGACCGAGAAGTCGGTGAAGTACGGTCTCGACGCCGCCAAATATGCGGCCGTCCCGGGCCTCAGCTACGACACCAAGCGCAAGCTCGACATCCTGCGTAACGGGATTGTGCTCCCGGCGCCGACCACGCCGGGCGCGGCGCAGGAGCTGGCGACCATCCAGACCGGCCTTCAGTCGCAGTACGGCAAGGGCAGGGGGACGCTCAACGGCAAGCCCATCAGCGGCAGCGACATCGAAGCGGAAATGGGCAACCTCAAGCACAGCCCGGCTCAATTCGCCGAGATGTGGACGAGCTGGCACGACAATGTCGGCGCGCCGATGAAGAACGACTACGTCAAGATGACGGAGCTTTCGAACGCCGGTGCGAAGGAACTTGGCTTTGCCGACACCGGCGCCATGTGGCGCTCCGCCTACGACATGCCGCCCGAGCAATTCGCCGCCGAGACGGAGCGCATGTGGCAGGAGGTGAAGCCGCTATACATGGCGCTTCACACCTACGTGCGGACTAAGCTCAACCAGAAATATGGCAATGCGGTCCAGCCCCGGACGGGGCCGATCCGCGCCGACCTGCTCGGCAACATGTGGGCGCAGGAATGGGGCAATATCTACCCGC
The sequence above is drawn from the Sphingomonas lutea genome and encodes:
- a CDS encoding M28 family peptidase — its product is MRKPILLLAVLVTILAAMGLRSQLTAIPAARSQSAPTQFDANRAHARLAVVLREQVPHPADTAANDVVRARLIAQLRGMGLSPIVRDQRACNELYKSRGVSCARVRNVIATVGPATGKALLLSAHYDSTPTGPGAGDAGIGVATLLEVAALTKDRPLQRPIIFLFNEGEELGLIGARAFLDDPLSRNVDSLVNLEARGVRGPVNMFETSRPNAAAIAVFKRAAANPVANSLSTDVYRLMPNYTDVNTLAERGWLTLNLAPIGNETRYHSPGDDLAALDRATLQHMGDQTLALVAELDPGVPKAQADWIFMDLGGRYLFTLPLAVGLLVLAALLLAVARVSWARGGLARTGAVVIGTLLLSTGLTWLMLALLGAARPGHFWRAHPMWTHLAISATVALVAVVLLATVGRRVDRTHLRPLFWLVFLILGAIIAIAAPGGVVFFLLPPTLLLIGMFARRWWPRAEQAGALAAVVALYLTWGAMLGLLEELLNAGPLWVFAPLGVLIILPALIEAKPLIVRPMRRVAGLVAMSPMILLWAMVAAVPAYSADRQQRFVIEHVTDATTGKAYWSILNGKAPLPHAYREMADWRWAALPTAEAKRWVAAAPRAPGIAAPTAQVVSTVANGRERAVTARLRANGSTRLTLIGPKDARIRAAGTAGFVRPIDAAAEEGEYLISCFGRSCDGAELHIRIDRAEPVTFKLVGMRAGLPVSAAPLLDAKPRFARPQYAPNQTLVVSRVRI
- a CDS encoding L,D-transpeptidase family protein encodes the protein MGLNTSTLKRRYVIGSAAIIALALGAYGVGQYFPVLGPIAGTVAPQSYVQSITDGQFPARGRYILVDAASARLYMMEDGRVRDSMKVIVGKPEAQTPALRSVLHYATLNPYWNVPADLAQKLIAPHVVQEGAAYLAARNYEVVSDFNDPNAEVYPPESVDWQAVADGRAQVKVRQRPGPANSMGQMKFNLANANGIFLHDTPKKELFAKDVRTLSNGCVRLEDAPRLARWLLGGDPPLATASPEQHVALPRGGVPVTIAYLDASAQMQLAGLQ
- a CDS encoding aspartate-semialdehyde dehydrogenase, with translation MGYRVAVVGATGNVGREILNILAERQFPADEVAALASARSTGDVIDFGDSGTELKVKNLEHFDFEGWDIALFAAGSEVSKLHAPRAAAAGCTVIDNSSLYRMDPDVPLIVPEVNAEAIAGYRARNIIANPNCSTAQLVVALKPLHDAATIKRVVVATYQSVSGTGKAGMDELFEQSRNIFVGDSNEPKVYPKQIAFNVIPHAGDFLDDGSTTEEWKMVVETKKILDPRIKLTATCVRVPVFVCHSEAVNIEFENEITADEARAILREAPGVMVVDKREPGGYVTPVEAVGEYATYISRIREDSTVENGLSLWVVSDNLRKGAALNAVQIAELLGRKHLQKAA
- a CDS encoding GFA family protein, with translation MTERMSGGCACGRVRFTAEVEPAEAYLCHCRMCQRATGSVSIAFVHAQLDSIKWGHEPDWYDSSPIARRPFCRECGTSLGFAFKEGSDKMDLTVAAFDDPSPFKPKHHFGAESIHRAWLNTEGLPEMRTQDYQKLVDKWVDATGEFPG
- a CDS encoding alpha/beta fold hydrolase, which produces MNWIKFGHAARISAAGFRVIMPDLRAHGQSGRPHGADHYPKGILARDLRELIKHLALTDFDLGGFSLGARTTVEGVGEGLVPRRAILGGAGLEGLRNWERRKNFFLEAIALFEDKLPRTDSHWLSIQFMKSQKIDTVAAGHLLESFEDTFMDWLQAFTMPTLVVCGSEDDDNGSAAELAAAMPHATFEEIPGTHMSSVTKPELGEAIARFLAA
- a CDS encoding Fe2+-dependent dioxygenase; amino-acid sequence: MSSVPEPAEIARDARWLAQALDPAAGVVRLIAMTAEEYRAASFLDDRMLQPGLDARIVPWAGVTAAMGPEARRDARWIFHIGHVGSTLLARMLGELPNVLSVREPRLLRDLAAASDHGAYTGMISALYSRTFGPEQAALVKATSFVSEIAPDLVPAGERALFMYAAPEAYIAGMLAGENSLQELQVLAPVRAQRMAERVTLAPPQNLAELAAASWACEMTSLEQAADAMPDRTIGWMDFDRALDDMPGELARAAALFGFAADEAQLREIATGPLIRRYSKALEYEYSPGLRRELLDEATAHHREDIAGALAMLARGAEKSPLLARALARSGERRMYKVLEVLTADEVARCREIAASAKFVHGRITNPHNTAKDNEQLHDPAVYNQSAQLLHQALMRSEDFRNFAFPTAIAPPLITRYNPSQHYGLHTDMAYIVLPGGTLRSDLSCTIFLSDPETYEGGALQVQLGDAAMSFKLPPGHAIVYPSDTFHQVEQVTSGERLVAITFIQSRVPDPFKRSLLYTLNEVAALEGLGMDPTNYSRLQLVQQQLLRIWGEKP